atttttaataaagtattttgaaaggatttataaatctaaccaaaaatttggaaaaataaaggtaaaatatcttgtttgtttatttccaaattctagttttactttttatacagctacttttagttcaggtcttgcaaactgagctgtttttgtattctggaacagctgcatttgaaggcttttgttcactatattttcacacttcaaatgaaagtcactctaaattcaagatggcggaagtaccttaagtacaattactaataaactttgataatgtggcagttgacttaaatacaatcgacactgtttaatttccaatacaggtaaatccaatatttgctttacaatagatctatgacggattatcatTGAATACCCAAGttcttattggactcaactgccacattatcaaagtttattagtataacatatatctatgatatcaaaagctgagcgtgaagctattatatgttattttattatttatataccgttacaatagtttcgcgctcagctcaagataaagtaaatattatgcgagacaaattacgtctgcagtgttatacaaaaagtcatatattcaaaagcttttggactattttaatagtatattaaaatatttaattaatgacgACAGCGCCTTGTATTTAGTTCGTCCATACCTTctaatttatttctttcatcGAGGTTCATTGGTCAAGCTTCATGTATAATACGGTCAATTTCATTGGTCATCATTACGTATTTAAGAGGCCCGCCGGGGTTTTCGCGCCAATTAGTAGTTTCTTTGTCAGAAGTGTCACAAGCAGAAAAGTTTTATAGTAGtagttaatcaaattaaaaaaaaattataaaggatTTTTAACTGGTTGCATTTATAAAACGAAGATAATGTAGTACAAAACAGGAGGAAATTGTGGAGTGTTATTTAGGGAACGAACATTGATGTCCCAAGAACTGTaagaacttttgttttaaatttgtacgTTGTGCAATATCTGTTGAAAAGCACTCAACGATGAATAGTGATAagttgagaaaaggcactagaAAAGATtataaaggttataacacactaaatagccaccactatatattctatataaaatgacaagttttcacaatgctgcaatacacacctagacccattttaaatttctttagcttacattttcttgtagatcaacattaatactgtaaaaatatccaaagaaaagtaggggtcatgtttgatgcaagaaaaatatttctggtcaaacggacacaccgtaatttttacactgaaatgacaatcacaatttagggtaggggtgtatgaataaatttcacatgttaaatcagtttggagtcttttttcaacatgcaaatgctaccagtatgtcaagtataggcatgcaatatgatttcaaccaatatatagcaatgatttcaaggaaaatccttcttacagcaaaaaaaactgagaactatttgaatccgccattatgcgactaccattttttcataggtgctcaggctatttagtgtctgtatgcctataaggaaatatgaattttttttttcagcttttttgctctctatgtgaagtttcatctatattcagcttataaaacaagtttcagcccaaacaaaccagtagttttctcaaaatcactatttttgtacagccatcattttgtccaaagactgcggtttaagccattaaatttggctgaatcacatatagtcattaaacgctgttttttcaaaaaacccgtaagatattacatcaaatataccaccagcaagtgcggaatagacaaccacactgaaaaaaactgataattatgcaactgtgataaaatatagaacaaaattagtgtttagtgaatttttttttgttaaaaaaaaaagcttatttttcagtaaaaaatgggaaaattgtcttttttttcatctcagatgcaacaatactgcatatttttgcattctatagctaaagtcatatctcatggccatggtattcaagttctctccaactattcatgtcaaaatgtaactaaaaaggtgttgatactgcacacctggtctctgctcaaatggaatgaaatggtatctaaggatattactaaagatcttcagatttcacaccacacaggtgatggagattctaaaggtcattctgatgtagacaaaggtcaaggaactaaaactgtgcacttgaaagatgtgaggcacctagcaaattctctaaaaaggcaaattaaccgggcaccatttagtgacaaaatgttccgtggtaaacagaagtctaatctaaaaacagatttgctctatctattaaatctaggtgtgtttcagagctatcaagtgcacataagaagtacaaaagcaatttgaaagtaataaaacacaaaatgcctaatataatttcagaaatagtactatgtttcaaaggttactgtggtacctcatgttctaaatacagcttggtttgttctggcaactacagaaaagcaaaaaaactatatgctagacaatgtcaggcttaaaatgactgatgatgatgagactttactcatgaaatgtgttgaaattctccttggtccagaaagcatagaaaaaactaaatttttaacatctacacagaaatgtgaagcagtgaacagatcctacaatgcatgcttgcccaaaaatgttacatttctccgcaactgccatggccgtatccatggccagattctaagactaaatcatgggcttgctgacactgttatccttaaagctagggtaaatggtgtaaaactgtcacatggctcttctgttatcagacaccttttaataacagagtactacgacaagttgcgtaaaactactaggtacatatcgcgagcaagacgcagtcgttttgcatcacgccagtataggtacaaattacatacagatttacactattcaaagggtctcactgaccccaagcctgacttttctagcaccccacacctaaaagatcatgcttatgcatagagtgtgatattaggatgaaataaagatggttataagtaaaattattgtgctgccttgtggccagctgagccggcactgcacacatataacaagttatattaaccgcacaaatgtaaataagccttgtataagttgtgtatataatagtgctatatttatcaaaaatattatacaaaaatagtaaactactgtataccatagaatacagtccttgaaagaaaactccctaaacttatggcctgagcattggtccccacatttctgctcaaatgttccgggttcacacaaagagaaaaatggcatatatgcgacacgtgtaggccttcggtatttttaaaatatttctagtggcctgacacataagtctgtgcacataatattgttttctgacagtttctccaggcagtttgtggttatttttccatagctaggatttttatttactgtcgtacaaccaagccatttccgacaccctttttcccccaccggtatagaattatcatttattttttgcttaattctttcaaaaatcaattgtctgggttAATGtacaatgtttacaaatttttttttatttgcagacgacagaaaagtttagtaattctaccgggtgacaattcttataggttataacacactaaatagccaccactatatattctatataaaatgacaagttttcacaatgctgcaatacacacctagacccattttaaatttctttagcttacattttcttgtagatcaacattaatactgtaaaaatatccaaagaaaagtaggggtcatgtttgatgcaagaaaaatatttctggtcaaacggacacaccgtaatttttacactgaaatgacaatcacaatttagggtaggggtgtatgaataaatttcacatgttaaatcagtttggagtcttttttcaacatgcaaatgctaccagtatgtcaagtataggcatgcaatatgatttcaaccaatatatagcaatgatttcaaggaaaatccttcttacagcaaaaaaaaaactgagaactatttgaatccgccattatgcgactaccattttttcataggtgctcaggctatttagtgtctgtatgcctataaacgTATGCAAGAAGGCACCGCAGAAGACGAGTTGTCGTCTAGCAGTATGCAAATGGCTACCGGCGAAAACGAAGGACGGGCCTTACCGGCTTttacatcaccaggaaaaatcggtTTGATAGAAGAAATTCCTGAAGGTCCAGAAATCGCTTCAGGATATGAATCTGACGATGCGGAGACGATGAAAAAAGAACTAGCGCTATTAGAGCAAGAAGAGAGTAGACTGCGAAAGTTGAACGAGAAGGCAGTGCTACGCCAGAAACTGGAGGAGAAACGAGCGGAAGTGAAGAAATTACAAGGTTTGTCAATTTCTAAACACATTAACGTTCCAGATATCAGTGTCAGCTCCAGTAAATTAACTTTAAACGACTTGAGACAATCTAAACCTCTTAAAAAGATAGTCAAGAAAGAAAATCAGGCCTTAGGCTTAGACGAGACAAGTGAGAGTGACACTGATTCGGACAGTTCAAGTAGTTCGGACAGTACAACATCTAGTGGTGAAGAAGAAACAGAAAGTATGCAAGTGGGTACAGTTAATgttaagaaaaataagaaaaagaaaaaacataaaaaacactcAAAAAATCTGGTATTGCAATAAAATCATCAGATAAAGTAAAAAATCGGCAAAAATATCCACATTCGCAGTTACGTTATGAGTTTGTCAACCAACACATGTCTTTTCACAGTTTAGATTTGCATTTATTTGTAGCAGGGGAacttgaaataatttctgacaaaaagataAAGACTGAAGAGAAAGCTGGTCGTCTTGCACTTCCTAAAAGAATGATGTATTTACATGCTACACATGATTTTAAGCTGTTAAAATCATATTATGCAGCAGTATTAAGAGAAATAGAGCTAGGAAGTAAGTCATGGGCAGATGATTTTACGTATTTAGAGATTGTTATACTAAATAATAGCTCTTCAGCAAACAAGGGCTTCATACATCAGAGCGCCAGGCTCCAAAAAACTCAAATGTCAGCCGCAAACAAAAGTCCGAAACAATCAATCGAACAAAACGAAGAGGCTCAAGTCTGGTTTTGCTCGCTTTATCAGCGAAATAGATGTAATCACAAAAATGCTCATACTACAGTAGTTAAAGGTAAACTTAAGTATGCTCAGCATATTTGTGCTACATGCTGGCAAAAGAACAAGGTTAAATTACAACATCCTGAAAGCTCCACATCTTGCCCACATACTTTAGCCTGACTTGGTCAATTAGATATACAAATGACAAAGGGGGATAGTGTAGTAGACATTTTCTTACCAAAATATTGCGTACAAAGAGAAAAACAGAAAGTTGTATTAAATAACATAGAGTCTCATATATGCAATCATGCGCAATCTTGTCAAATTTGCAGTGAAATAAAACATTGCAAATCCTTTGCACAAGTAAAGGAAAAAATCAGGTTACACGAGACagtaaaaaaatctggaaaatataaTTTCGAAAAATGTCGAATCAGGGTAAATGAACGTATTAATACTAACTATATGCGCACTATGTTGAAGTTATTCAATTATTCTGATTTGATAGTTTGTGATTTCCTAGAGTTTGGTTTTCCTTTAGGCTTCTCAGGGAATGAAAATTCTTTTTCGCCAACCAAAAATATTTGGAAGTACAAGAATTATAAAGGGGCAAATGAATTtccaaatgaaatacaaaaatatttggttaaagaAGCTGAGGCTTCAGCTATAATAGGACCATTtaaagataatccattttcaaacaatTTGCTTATTTCGCCATTGAACACAGTACCAAAAAAATCAATGGAAAGAAGAATTGTATTGGATTTGAGTAGTAGTACATCAAATGCAGTGAATGAATTTATTGACAAAGACTGGTATCTTGGTGAACCCGTCTCGCTATTATATccaaaaattgatgattttgttaGCATGATTATTGccaaaggtcaggggtcattgatgtataaaaaagatttaaaacgAGCATACAGACAAATCAGCATTTGTCCGTCACAATACAATTTAGTATCCTTTGTAtggaaaaaacatgtattttgtgaTACAGTTCTTTCAATGGGTTTACGGAGTGCTGCAGCTATTTGTCAGAGAGTAACTAATGCAGTATCTTTCATGTTATTTAACTTAGGAATAGCAGTACTAAACTATTTAGACGATTTTGCTGGTGTAGAGAAACCAAACTTGGCTCAAGCAGCTTATTTAACTCTTGGGAAAGTTCTTGTACAGTGTGGTATTGAGGAGTCCTTAGACAAAAGTTGCCCTCcttcaaatgtaatgtcatttttaGGTGTTTTGTTTAATACACTGAAGATGACTATGGAAATAACCCCAGAACGTCTGCAAGAAATTATGCAGTTGGTTACGGCTTGGTCAGACAAATCGAAAGCATCATTAAAAGAAATACAGTCATTGTTAGGAAAGCTAAATTTTATAGGAGCTTGTGTCAAATCTAGTAGGGTGTTTATAAGTAGAATGTTAAACTGGTTGAGAGAATTGCATGGATCGGAAAAAAGTAGTTCACATGATATTCCAGTTGAAGTTAGGAAAGACTTGTTGTGGTGGAATTGTTTTTTACCATTATATAACGGTGTCTCCTTGATGTCTTTAGGCTCCTGGTCTGAACCTGATGCAGTCTTTTCATCAGATTCTTGTTTAGAAGCATGTGGGGGTTCTGGAAAGGTCACTTTTTTCACAAACGTTTCCCTGAGCACATTTTGCAGAGAAATTTGCATATTAGCAGTTTAGAAATGTTATCTCTGGTAGTTTGTATACATttatggggaaaatatttcaagcataaCAAAATGCTTGTGCTTTGTGATAATCAGTCAGTGTGTATTACTTTAAATACAGGGAAAGCACGTTGCCCTTTCTTACAATCTTGCCTTAGAGAAATATGTTTTTGTGCAGCTATTaatgaatttgaaattaaagCTCAGTTTTTACCATCTCAGGAAAATCGCATTGCAGACCATTTATCTAGATGGCATTTAGACCAAATGCATGAGGAGCAATTCAGACAGTTGactcaaggctttgatttgttAGAATGGGAAGTCTATGAGTCAGACTTCAAATTTTTGAATGACTGGTAACTCCGTCTTACCTATCATGGGTGTTTTATCTTGACAGATGAGAAGTTCAGTTTCTGTGATTTTAACctgtttttagttttattttgtttgtcgATTGTATGATtgatgtatattttcagaatctCAGCTGACTGTTCTGAAGAAAGATTTAAAAGATACAAACAAAAGGGCTTATGCCGAGGGTTCAAGAAGGAACCTTAAAATTCAATGGGAATCATTTATGTTGTTCTGTACTTATTTCAGTCTGAATTATTTACCAGCCAGTACAACTACACTTCAACTTTACACACAGTTTCTCAGTAGATCTTTTAAATCTACTGATagtattaagaattatatcaGTGGAGTCAGAACTATACACTTGTTATTAGGGTACAGTGTTGATCACTTAAAttcctttttaataaatttgtcgTTAAAAGGCATAGCAAAGTTTA
This window of the Mercenaria mercenaria strain notata chromosome 5, MADL_Memer_1, whole genome shotgun sequence genome carries:
- the LOC123564564 gene encoding uncharacterized protein LOC123564564 codes for the protein MQEGTAEDELSSSSMQMATGENEGRALPAFTSPGKIGLIEEIPEGPEIASGYESDDAETMKKELALLEQEESRLRKLNEKAVLRQKLEEKRAEVKKLQDVVRRVVILGDSIVKFLPPIEGVTVQSFPGATVDFTVSSHCY